The genomic interval ATAGTAGGTGCCCGATCTGTCCCAGACATGGAAGCAGGGCTGGCCATTGTTGGTCACCTGTTGAATGCGCAGGTAAGAGATATGTTCGGTATCGTAGAAGGAGCCGTTGGGGATCAGGCGGTCGCCGACATTGGCCACGCCGCTGATGAAATACCAGGTGGTGCCCGTGTTGGGATAGACATCGGCGCTGACTGACCCCAGCGAGAGCGTCCACATGCTGAGAGCTGTCTCCCCGCTCTGGACAGCGAAAAACACCTATGAGATGCCAATGTGGCAAAAACGCTCGATGAGAGAAATAGCGTTACTACGGATAAGTATAAATACTCAACTGCTTGTTGTCAAGATGCAATTGGGCGGGGCGGCGATGGATGAAGGAGATTTCTGCAATTTTGCCTGCATTTCAATTGACGATTCTGCCAGGAAGGAGTATGCTCTATAGCGTATATTTTGCGTTTCTCAAGCTTTGTCTAAACGGGTGGGATCAGATTATGACGAACAACTCCATTTTGCTGCTCTTCGCAGTTATCAATGTGGTGGTTCTGGCGCTTTTCGCGGGCCTGGTATTGAGCCAGTATATGCGGCGTCATCGTACATACCAACTCTTCTGGAGCATCGCTTTGATCATGGCTTTTATCGCGACGCTGGCCTATGTGCTGATGGTGATCGTAGGGCCTACGAGCGACGCGGGAGTGGTATTTTTCCGCCTCTATTACATCCTGGGGGGCGCGTTGACGCCTGCCTGGCTAGGCCTGGGCAGCATTGCGCTGGTAACGAGTCAGCGTGTTTCGCGCATCTGCCTCGTTATTTTAATCGTACTGAGTATAATAGCAGCCGCCCTGGTTGCCACAGCCGGCATTGATATGAAGGCGCTTCGCCAGATCGCCGGTACGCCAGGCACCGGCATTCTACAACCAACCTTCGGCGCGTGGACGCTGATGATCATTATTCTCAATACGCTTGGCGTGCTGGCCGTGGTGGGGGTAGCGATCTATTCCGGTTGGAAGATGGTGCTGCGGCAGTCGAACGTTTCGGGCTTCCGGGCGAGCAACCTTTTGTGGGCCAATGTGCTGATTCTGATAGGAGAACTGTTGAACGCGGCAGCCGGCAGCTTTGCACGTTTCTTCGGTCTGGAAAGTAGCTTCTGGCTGATTATGTCCCTGGGATGGGTCGTCTTTTATGCCGGCGTGCTGCTTACCAGCCGTCGCCCGGCAACGGCAAGGCCAACGGTCGATGTGCGCAACCCGGCGGATGCTAGAGGGCCAATTGCTCCGGCATAGCATTCAAGGAGATTGCATGCTTTGCGCGCGGCTAGCGAATATTCCCCCGGCGTGACTGTGCAATTGAGCAAACAGGTCGGAAGTCCCGGACATGCCGGTGAATTGCAATGGGCGCGATGATGCAGTTTGACAAAATACAGCGGTCATCCACACCGGGCCGATGATGAGTTTTAACCAACAGATATGCGTTGGGGGATGCCTTGTGACGAATTAGGCGTCATCCATACCGGGCCGATGATGAGTTTTAACCAACGGTATCAGTAATCCGAGCAGTCTCCCCCTGTCATTCTGAGCGACAGCGAAGAATCTGCATCGCTTCTGGCATGCCCCCAGCGGTGATTGGGTTGATTTTTCCTGTCATTCTGAGCGACAGCGAAGAATCTGCATCGCGGCCGTCGGGATTCTTCGCTGTGGCTCAGAATGACAGGGGCCGGGCATGATATGAGATGATCTATTGCCGCCAGCCCGCAAGAATGAGATAATAGACGGCAAAATAAGATGGAGGAATATTTTCGTTGGACAGGCACGCAAAACGCATAGAGGGGAGCAAACAAGGTATCAGCGCGGTAAACGATGGAAATGATCCAGGTGTAAGGAAGGATATGGAAACGCTGCGACAGCAGGCACGCGCTTTTTTGCGGGCAAGACAATGGCATGAAGCCGAGGTAGCATATACTACATTATTGGGAGAAGACGAGGATGATCAAGATGCCCTGCTTGGGCTGGCGGTGACCCTTGACAGGTTGGAAGAGCATGAGCGGATGCTTGAGGTGGCGGAGCATGCCCTGCAACTCGATCCAGGTTCGGCGCTGGCGCTGGCGTGTAAGGCGCGGGCACTGCAAAAGCTGGGCCGGCTTTCCGAGGCCACAATCGCGAATGACCAGGCATTGCTGCTTGATACAAACCTGCCGCTGGCCTGGTTTAATCGCAGCGGGCAGCAACTTTTGCAGGAACGATACCACGAGGCATTGCGCTACGCCGAACGAGCCACTGAGCTGAATCCAGACGATGAGCGAGCCTGGGCTAACAGGGGCCTGGCCTTATTGCATTTGAACCGTGCATACGAGGCGCTAGAGGCGATCAATACAGGCCTGTCCCTCACCCCCGATTATCTTGTGGCACTGGAAGTGAAAGGCGAAATACTGCGCCGCTATGCGCGATTGCAGGAACTTGAGCAGACGATGCGACACGCGCTGGCGATTGCTCCGGATGACGTAGCGTGTTTGAATTTGATGGCACATGCCCTGCGCGCGCTTGGTGAGTACGACGCGCTCCTGGAGATAACGACCAAATTGGTCACGTTGGTGCCCGATAACCTGTTTGCATGGGAGAGTCACATGTATGGGTTGCGCGGCCTGGGTCGATTCGAGGAGGCAGAAGAGGTGATCGACCATGTGCTGGAGTTAGACCCTACGAATGTACGCTATTGGACGATTAAGGCCGATAATCTTTATCGGCAGGAGCGCTATCGCGAGGCGGTTCGTGCCTCAGAACGCGCCTTGAAGCTCGATGAGGAGTACGCGCCGGCCCGTCGCGTTCACGAGAAGGCGACGAAGCTAATGTACCAGCAGAAACGAAAGAAAAAGTAAAAACTTGTAATAAAACCTCTACAATGCGAACATGCTTGCATTGTAGAGGTTTTATTACATATCAACTAATTTTTCCAGTAGCGGCAGGAGGATATCGTCGCGGTGAGCCAGCAGCGGAGGGCGCAGGCGTTCGTTGACGATGACACGAATGCGGCGCTGGTGCTGTTCGTAGCGAGCGAGGTCATCGGGCTGGAGGCCAGTAGCCTGTACCCATGTGACGAGGGAATCCATGCCGACGGGCGGATTGGTAAAGGTGACCCAGACATCCATTTCATATTTTTCGGGGCGTGGAATATCGAGCAGGACTTCGTAATCGGCGATGTCCATTTCTAACGCGGCTGCCAGTTCGGTGGCGAGCAGTTGTTCGATGCGGCGGCGGCGCTGTGCATCCCAGAAAAGGGCATCCAGGCGCTTATAGAGGGTGCCCGCCAGGCGGCTGATTTCCAATACGCCCTTGTAGGGATGGCGCAGTTCTAAACCTTCGGCTAAGGCGCGAGTGTTGGGTGGCATGGATGATGAAGTCAGCAAGGCAAGCAGGGAGGCATCATCCAGACCTGCCAGTTGCGGTGCCTGGAGCGCGCCCGCCAAAAATGCTTCCTGCACGGCGCGCAGCAACATGATCTGCAAGGCACGACTGGTATGATGCCAGTAAATGTTATCGAACATTTCCTGGCGCGCGTGCAGCAGTGAGTGCAGGGGGCTGATGCCCTTATGTGTAACGACGATGCGGCGCGTGCCATGAACGTTGGGATGGATGCGCAATGCCGCTTGCAAGCGGGCCACATCCACTCCCCCATAAGGGACATTGCAGGCGCGGGCATCGCGTGCCAGGTAATCGAGCTTATCTACGTCGAGCGCGCCACTTAACAGGCTCCTCAGTAGCTCATCATCGGGGGATAAAGGCTTTGTGCGCGGTGGATCGATAAAATCCGCGACGCGTTCAGGCGAAAGAAGATATTCTTTTTCCAGGATATCCGCGACCTCGCTCTTTTCAATAATGGCGCGTCCCACCTTTTCATGAGGAATGATGGGGTAGCCAAGCTCTTCAAGAGTATGCGAGTAAGGGTAATGCCCGATATCGTGCAGCAATGAGGCAACCACGAGGGTCTGTATGCTGCTGATAGAGATGCCGTAGAGACCACCATCATTACCACGTTGCAGCAGCGAACGCAGGGCACGAACCGCGAGGTAGTAGACACCAAGGCTATGCTCGTAGCGTGTATGCGTGGCACCGGGCCAGACACGATAAACGAAGCCTAGCTGCTTCACCTTTTGCAAACGGAGAAAAGGGGCGGTGCCGATGAGTTTTTCTTCGCGCAGTCCAAGAGGGATAAGGTCATATAAACTATCGCGCACGGTACTTATGGGCTGCTCATCAGGCAACAGGGGGAAACCGGCGGCATCCAACCACGGCGGTTTCCCCTGCTGCACAGTATCTCGGGCGCTATGCCGATTGACGCTGGCCAGCCGTTTCGTGCGTGGTTTGACAGGCTTTCCAGGTAATTCTTCTCGTATACTCATGATGTGATTGTAGCAGAAGCGCGAGAAGCAAGTCTAGCCCCACCCTGGGCGAGGCAGGCCGCTGTCCCTAGAGCAGTTCCCTTTTCTGGTTGTAAAAAACATTAATTGCGCCTGGCTGGACATGGGATATATACTATTCATAGCCCCACTCCGGGGAATATGCGACGGGATTCCTGTCCCGTCGCATCGTTATTATATACAAATGAATGTGATGATTGCGTGAAATGACGATAGAAATAACTCCTGAAACTATTACAATGCTGGTCATCGATATTGATGGTACGCTGCTCAACCCGTCGGGAGAAATCACGCCCGCTACTCGTGCGGCAGTGCAGGCGGCCCGGCAGGCGGGTATTGTGGTAACGCTGGCCACAGCTCGTCGCTATTGCAATACGGCTCCCATCGCTATAGAACTCGGCCTGGATATTCCCCTGATCCTGTATGATGGGGCCTTGATTGTAGAACATCCCCAGGGAAAGATATTGCATACGCACCCACTTGCGGCAACGGTGGGACAGCAGGCAGTCGATTTGTTAGCAAGCAATGGTATACAACCCATCGTTCATCCCGCGACAGGGACG from Ktedonobacteraceae bacterium carries:
- a CDS encoding tetratricopeptide repeat protein, with product MDRHAKRIEGSKQGISAVNDGNDPGVRKDMETLRQQARAFLRARQWHEAEVAYTTLLGEDEDDQDALLGLAVTLDRLEEHERMLEVAEHALQLDPGSALALACKARALQKLGRLSEATIANDQALLLDTNLPLAWFNRSGQQLLQERYHEALRYAERATELNPDDERAWANRGLALLHLNRAYEALEAINTGLSLTPDYLVALEVKGEILRRYARLQELEQTMRHALAIAPDDVACLNLMAHALRALGEYDALLEITTKLVTLVPDNLFAWESHMYGLRGLGRFEEAEEVIDHVLELDPTNVRYWTIKADNLYRQERYREAVRASERALKLDEEYAPARRVHEKATKLMYQQKRKKK
- a CDS encoding HD domain-containing protein; this encodes MSIREELPGKPVKPRTKRLASVNRHSARDTVQQGKPPWLDAAGFPLLPDEQPISTVRDSLYDLIPLGLREEKLIGTAPFLRLQKVKQLGFVYRVWPGATHTRYEHSLGVYYLAVRALRSLLQRGNDGGLYGISISSIQTLVVASLLHDIGHYPYSHTLEELGYPIIPHEKVGRAIIEKSEVADILEKEYLLSPERVADFIDPPRTKPLSPDDELLRSLLSGALDVDKLDYLARDARACNVPYGGVDVARLQAALRIHPNVHGTRRIVVTHKGISPLHSLLHARQEMFDNIYWHHTSRALQIMLLRAVQEAFLAGALQAPQLAGLDDASLLALLTSSSMPPNTRALAEGLELRHPYKGVLEISRLAGTLYKRLDALFWDAQRRRRIEQLLATELAAALEMDIADYEVLLDIPRPEKYEMDVWVTFTNPPVGMDSLVTWVQATGLQPDDLARYEQHQRRIRVIVNERLRPPLLAHRDDILLPLLEKLVDM